The following proteins come from a genomic window of Plasmodium vivax chromosome 3, whole genome shotgun sequence:
- a CDS encoding protease, putative (encoded by transcript PVX_001005A) — protein sequence MISLCVLFLAFASYAKCDIPVHCLSRHVEGKWEISLGLLKGERGDASDGGQDYDYECGYRRPDDSIYHEKLDPDHLKNRFEEKKKQIILFNTDRTIQIIENGNVNPQYSGFWRIVYDEGLYMEVYKQKEEKEIYFSFFKFERRNDASYSYCNRLIMGVVNVYQLSGSGGGSSSGRPRVDGLQDISEGREKGPQMWDSFLHNMGHKSTNGVPPNRSSLSKESFPSEGSKGVRKSPTHSIDYYNDNYTQFDLFTVKRFCWYGKKVGTPDEPTNKIPVEIISPLVLDPDTHNKNYANVKLEWGGGTAEGTQRGGHLEVHTNQTATQWRAPPTHTSKSHKGVKPNSIFNTYREKEVPLAQFDWTNEADVRKRLNGKWVKVIDEAIDQKECGSCYANSAALIINSRVRIKYNYIKNIDRISFSNKQLVLCDFFNQGCNGGYIFLSLKYAYENFLFTNKCFVRYFNLYLNRDKKNSALCDRFDTFKTFLQKGRGGDASSGPMGPARIQIKQVRQHGHFGGGEEKVTGEELVREEDLDGGEIGKSSTHDEQPKGGISHNGENKLTGRHVRDVRGGRDLPGEDQLNEGYLPVDPAAKDASEVDVLKLHECDAKVKVTKFEYLDIEDEEDLKKYLYYNGPVAAAIEPSKNFSAYREGILTGKFIKMSDGGESNAYVWNKVDHAVVIVGWGEDTVENLKKKKKKIHHYSGHLDAYAGGKGGEAAGKVVKYWKILNSWGTHWGYDGYFYILRDENYFSIKSYLLACDVSLFLR from the exons ATGATTTCACTTTGTGTGCTCTTCTTAGCCTTCGCGAGTTATGCCAAATGTGACATCCCCGTTCACTGCTTGAGTAGACATGTGGAGGGGAAGTGGGAAATCAGCCTGGGCCTCCTCAAGGGTGAAAGGGGGGATGCTTCTGATGGGGGACAGGACTACGACTACGAGTGTGGCTACCGCCGCCCGGATGATTCCATTTACCATG AGAAACTGGACCCTGATCACTTGAAGAACCGttttgaggagaaaaaaaaacaaatcatcCTATTCAACACAGATAGGACCATACAGATAATCGAAAATGGGAATGTAAATCCTCAGTACAGTGGCTTCTGGAGGATCGTGTACGACGAGGGGCTCTACATGGAGGTGTATaagcagaaggaggagaaagaaatctacttctcctttttcaaatttgagaGAAGGAACGACGCGTCTTACAGTTACTGCAACAGGTTGATCATGGGGGTGGTGAATGTGTATCAGTTGAGTGGCAGTGGAGGGGGTTCTTCTTCGGGGCGTCCCCGGGTAGACGGTCTGCAAGATATAAGTGAAGGAAGAGAGAAGGGGCCCCAAATGTGGGACTCTTTTCTCCACAACATGGGCCATaaaagcacaaatggggTACCCCCCAACAGGAGTAGCCTTTCCAAAGAGAGCTTCCCTTCTGAGGGCTCAAAAGGTGTGCGGAAAAGCCCAACCCATTCAATCGACTATTACAACGATAATTACACTCAGTTTGACCTCTTCACCGTGAAGAGGTTTTGCTGGTATGGGAAGAAGGTGGGCACGCCTGATGAGCCTACCAACAAGATCCCCGTGGAGatcatttccccccttgtgcTCGACCCAGACACGCACAATAAGAATTACGCCAATGTGAAGTTGGAGTGGGGTGGTGGAACTGCGGAGGGAACACAGCGAGGGGGTCACTTAGAGGTACATACGAATCAAACTGCCACCCAGTGGAGGGCCCCCCCAACCCACACGAGCAAATCTCACAAAGGGGTGAAGCCAAACAGCATATTTAACACCTATCGTGAGAAGGAAGTCCCCTTGGCACAGTTCGACTGGACGAACGAAGCTGACGTGAGGAAGAGACTTAATGGGAAATGGGTAAAAGTGATCGACGAAGCGATCGACCAGAAGGAATGCGGCTCATGTTACGCAAACTCAGCTGCGTTGATTATTAACAGTAGGGTGAggattaaatataattatataaaaaatattgaccGCATATCTTTCAGCAATAAACAGCTGGTCCTTTGCGACTTCTTCAATCAGGGGTGTAATGGcgggtatatttttttgtccctaAAGTATGCCTATGAGAACTTCCTCTTTACAAACAAGTGCTTCGTGAGGTACTTCAATTTATATTTGAATAGGGATAAGAAGAACAGCGCGCTGTGTGACCGGTTCGATACGTTTAAGACGTTTCTGCAGAAGGGCAGGGGCGGGGACGCCTCAAGTGGGCCGATGGGCCCAGCGCGCATACAAATAAAGCAGGTGCGGCAGCACGGGCATTTCGGGGGGGGTGAGGAAAAGGTTACAGGGGAAGAACTGGTCAGAGAGGAAGACCTGGATGGGGGCGAAATTGGAAAATCCTCCACCCATGATGAACAGCCCAAAGGGGGAATCTCCCACAACGGGGAAAATAAACTCACCGGGCGGCATGTGCGCGATGTGCGGGGTGGGCGAGACCTCCCCGGGGAGGACCAGCTAAACGAGGGCTACCTGCCAGTGGATCCCGCCGCCAAGGACGCCAGCGAGGTGGACGTGCTCAAACTGCACGAGTGCGACGCGAAAGTCAAGGTGACCAAGTTTGAGTACCTAGATATAGAGGACGAAGAGGATTTAAAGAAGTACCTATATTATAATGGCCCCGTGGCAGCAGCAATTGAGCCCTCCAAAAACTTCTCGGCGTATAGGGAAGGCATACTGACAGGGaagttcataaaaatgtcCGATGGGGGGGAGTCCAATGCGTACGTATGGAACAAGGTCGACCACGCTGTAGTTATAGTTGGGTGGGGAGAAGACACGGttgaaaatttgaaaaaaaaaaaaaaaaaaattcaccatTATTCGGGTCATCTGGATGCTTATGCTGGTGGAAAGGGGGGCGAGGCCGCAGGGAAGGTCGTCAAGTACTGGAAGATTTTGAACAGCTGGGGGACGCACTGGGGGTACGACGGGTACTTCTACATCCTGCGCGATGAGAACTACTTCAGCATTAAGTCGTACCTGCTCGCGTGCGACGTGAGTTTGTTCCTCAGGTGA
- a CDS encoding hypothetical protein, conserved (encoded by transcript PVX_001000A): MRMFPLLLLLLVVFAVNQLNNYGKLKHGKWDDGSYSERTRWRMLSGDDHDDLLPSCDSPGGRNDEHQVNKEVSRTAPSEKVKVVDKETGESMLVDVGESGGKSSPGVAEESGPSLRGRDVRDVRVDQETRETLQGGATNRRDLTQHGEEETGDDSKRAKQDDEAGVRSMLNDTVTAIKDNGSNLLRSVIGQINFVQGSAELLKVANEEERQPSGGSVLSKEGEEATPGDFLGGNNPNGGEKGELPNGTKNDVMIKGYANVLLNEGKHVLVGNVRNFLSRVFNLIVREKIMTRMCHRGGEASIERSGEPVGERSGEPTGERSGDPTGERSGDPTGERSGEPTGERSGEPTGERSGEPTAERSGEPTAERSDEPTAERSDEPTADPKGDPTNCRLPKRSATKFYQSEDLYNYYSSLEEMLKGRGIRWKTDRVSRYFTFSPSKKIKDNFEEVMNNKVFIESVRSILFDSHKKNKKAVFSSFAVVVETLFSLIKEEKVIADMYSYVKLFFQDLDILNLKVLHFLSSSSTENTQFVGPPDLSLTNFEYILAKIYSRSVLANILSPKMNHSDSKKLSKLLTRRENNLKFSFLEGVKMVHSAIPSEGVSAVVLGNAGGQVNVPIPGADDTLCKFIPIRKKLLYERLSVTRKVAEEVILDYLFRLLLRKVHEYVLE, encoded by the exons ATGAGGATGTTccccctgctgctgctgctgctggtgGTCTTCGCAGTCAACCAGTTGAACAACTATGGAAAGCTGAAACATGGGAAGTGGGATGATGGCAGCTATTCCGAACGGACAAGGTGGAGAATGCTAAGCGGGGATGACCACGACGATTTGCTGCCAAGTTGTGACTcaccaggggggagaaatgaTGAGCATCAGGTGAATAAAGAAGTCTCACGGACAGCTCCAAGTGAAAAGGTTAAAGTTGTTGACAAGGAGACTGGAGAGAGTATGCTTGTAGATGTGGGGGAGTCAGGTGGGAAGAGCTCACCTGGTGTGGCGGAAGAAAGTGGACCCTCTTTGCGTGGTAGGGATGTTAGGGATGTGCGTGTTGACCAGGAGACGAGAGAAACGTTGCAGGGAGGTGCTACCAATAGGAGGGATCTTACGCAAcatggagaagaagaaacggGGGACGACTCCAAAAGAGCCAAACAAGATGATGAGGCGGGAGTAAGGAGCATGCTGAATGATACAGTGACAGCCATCAAGGATAACGGGTCGAATCTGCTCAGAAGTGTAATTGGCCAAATTAATTTCGTGCAAGGGAGTGCGGAACTGTTAAAGGTGGCTAACGAAGAGGAGAGGCAGCCCTCAGGAGGAAGCGTCCTTTCGAAGGAAGGAGAGGAGGCCACACCTGGTGACTTCTTGGGGGGGAATAACCcaaatggaggggaaaagggggagcttCCGAACGGAACTAAGAACGACGTAATGATAAAAGGATATGCAAATGTTCTGTTAAACGAAGGGAAGCACGTTTTGGTAGGAAATGTCCGTAACTTCCTAAGCAGGGTCTTCAACCTTATCGTTCGCGAAAAGATAATGACTCGCATGtgccacagggggggggaggcctcCATTGAGAGAAGCGGCGAGCCAGTCGGTGAACGAAGCGGCGAGCCAACCGGTGAACGAAGCGGCGATCCAACCGGTGAACGAAGCGGCGATCCAACCGGTGAACGAAGCGGCGAGCCAACCGGTGAACGAAGCGGCGAGCCAACCGGTGAACGAAGCGGCGAGCCAACCGCAGAACGAAGCGGCGAGCCAACCGCAGAACGAAGCGATGAACCAACCGCAGAACGAAGCGATGAACCAACCGCTGATCCAAAGGGCGACCCCACGAACTGCCGCCTGCCCAAACGCAGCGCAACGAAGTTCTACCAGTCGGAAGACCTCTACAACTACTACAGCTCGCTGGAGGAAATGCTGAAAGGGAGAGGCATCCGCTGGAAAACTGACCGGGTGTCCAGGTACTTCACCTTCTCCccgagcaaaaaaataaaagacaaCTTTGAAGAGGTGATGAACAATAAGGTATTCATAGAATCCGTTAGAAGCATCCTATTCGACTCACataagaaaaacaaaaaagctGTATTCTCAAGTTTTGCCGTTGTTGTGGAGACGCTCTTTTCTTTAATAAAGGAAGAGAAGGTAATAGCTGACATGTATTcttatgtaaaattatttttccaagATTTAGACATTCTAAATTTGAAGGTGTTGCATTTTCTAAGCAGCTCTTCGACTGAAAATACCCAATTTGTTGGTCCCCCGGATTTGTCCCTCACCAATTTTGAATACATTTTGGCTAAGATATATTCTCGCTCCGTTTTGGCCAACATTTTAAGCCCCAAAATGAATCACTCGGATTCTAAGAAATTGTCCAAGCTTCTCACCAGGAGGGAGAACAATTTgaagttttcttttctgGAGGGGGTGAAGATGGTGCACTCGGCCATTCCTAGTGAAGGCGTTTCGGCCGTGGTCTTAGGAAATGCGGGGGGGCAGGTGAATGTCCCCATCCCGGGGGCGGATGACACGCTGTGCAAGTTTATCCCCATTCGGAAGAA gctgCTGTACGAAAGACTGAGCGTCACGAGGAAAGTCGCCGAAGAAGTAATCCTAGACTACCTCTTCCGGTTGCTCCTGAGGAAGGTGCATGAATACGTGTTGGAGTGA
- a CDS encoding transmission-blocking target antigen Pfs230, putative (encoded by transcript PVX_000995A) — protein MKRLLLLALLHLVRQQLPAHAEEHICDFTKEKYLLGKNEKEYCVVNAKPFDSVTFICPKKIGAQCFQNVNTLDDISADKMESSKLSIDVLLYGSTLYGDTLLISPTVKQSTTFYCFCNLQMEDLKKYLKKRRLTKEKENAKKKSTVNVNDLKNADEDMEVVVPEKQIDEHLVRALYRVKKIRNIIEREKNKGEGDKPTNPEDEEELVIEEEQEEEDGEGDEEDESKVEKIITKYGIMKVVVSTNNTITKGCDFGNNVVNYFSKPYPVERYGGSKVCRIEAKPGEFVGFKCIYDNQGTVEPHNCFDKVFYEGNETDLQTLMPGYISYGNKQKGKYAFYLKLPHFVQHSYTVQCKCRSTVHQYDDYVFELAVEGGESDIVAKSFQE, from the coding sequence atgaaaaggctcCTCCTGCTCGCGCTGCTCCACCTGGTGAGGCAGCAACTGCCCGCACACGCAGAAGAACACATCTGCGATTTTACGAAGGAGAAGTACCTTCTGGGgaagaatgaaaaggaaTACTGCGTGGTGAACGCGAAGCCGTTTGACAGCGTAACATTTATATGTCCGAAGAAAATAGGAGCACAGTGCTTTCAGAATGTTAACACGCTAGACGATATAAGTGCAGACAAAATGGAATCGTCCAAGCTGTCCATAGATGTGCTGCTATACGGGTCGACCCTGTATGGAGACACGCTGCTCATATCGCCCACGGTGAAGCAGAGCACAACCTTCTACTGTTTCTGTAACTTGCAAATGGAGGACCTGAAAAAGTACCTAAAGAAGAGGAGACTAAccaaggaaaaggaaaatgcgaaaaagaaaTCCACTGTCAATGTGAAcgatttgaaaaatgcagACGAAGATATGGAGGTGGTAGTCCCGGAGAAGCAAATAGATGAACACCTAGTTAGAGCATTATatagggtaaaaaaaattaggaatATAATAGAGCGTGAAAAGAACAAAGGGGAGGGAGATAAGCCCACAAATCcggaagacgaagaagaactCGTAattgaggaggagcaggaagaagaggatgGAGAAGgggatgaagaggatgaaAGTAAAGTTGAAAAAATCATTACAAAGTATGGAATAATGAAAGTTGTTGTTTCTACGAATAATACAATTACTAAGGGATGCGATTTCGGAAATAATGTggtgaattatttttctaagCCCTACCCTGTTGAGAGGTATGGAGGTAGTAAAGTCTGCAGAATTGAGGCGAAGCCAGGAGAGTTTGTCGGCTTCAAGTGCATATATGATAACCAGGGTACCGTCGAACCGCACAATTGCTTTGATAAGGTCTTTTACGAGGGTAATGAAACCGATTTGCAGACCCTCATGCCTGGCTATATATCATATGGAAACaagcagaaggggaaataCGCCTTTTACTTGAAGCTGCCCCACTTTGTGCAACACAGCTACACCGTTCAGTGCAAGTGCAGGTCCACTGTGCATCAGTATGATGACTACGTCTTCGAGTTGGCCGTGGAGGGAGGAGAGAGCGATATTGTTGCCAAGTCCTTCCAGGAGTAG